In Salinarimonas sp., a genomic segment contains:
- the coaA gene encoding type I pantothenate kinase, producing the protein MNPVDPAHRETLAEAAQRGDISPYRRFTRDEWASLRADTPLTLTAEEVDRLQSLNDPISLDEVIAIYLPLSRLLSLYVAATQGLFKATQRFLLAENEVKSPYIIGVAGSVAVGKSTTARVLEALLARWPNTPKVTLVTTDGFLLPNAELSRLGLMERKGFPESYDTAALLRFLNAIKSGESTVRAPLYSHLVYDVVPGEEVVVERPDILIVEGLNVLQPARLPKDGTAIPFVSDFFDFSIYLDADEADLHRWYVNRFLRLRHTAFRDPRSFFRRYAELDEAKAMEIADGLWNRINLPNLRENILPTRQRASLILKKGASHRIEDVSLRRL; encoded by the coding sequence GTGAACCCGGTCGATCCCGCCCACCGCGAGACCCTCGCCGAGGCCGCCCAGCGCGGCGACATCTCGCCCTATCGCCGCTTCACCCGCGACGAATGGGCATCCTTGCGCGCCGACACGCCGCTGACCCTCACGGCGGAGGAGGTCGACCGGCTGCAATCTCTCAACGACCCGATCTCCCTCGACGAGGTCATCGCCATCTACCTGCCGCTCTCGCGGCTGCTCTCGCTCTACGTCGCGGCGACCCAGGGGCTGTTCAAGGCGACGCAGCGCTTCCTCTTGGCCGAGAACGAGGTGAAGTCGCCCTACATCATCGGCGTCGCGGGCTCGGTGGCGGTGGGCAAGTCGACCACGGCGCGCGTGCTGGAGGCGCTCCTCGCCCGCTGGCCGAACACGCCCAAGGTGACGCTGGTCACCACGGACGGCTTCCTCCTGCCCAACGCCGAGCTGTCGCGGCTGGGGCTCATGGAGCGCAAGGGCTTTCCGGAGAGCTACGACACGGCGGCCTTGCTGCGCTTCCTCAACGCCATCAAGTCCGGCGAGAGCACCGTGCGCGCGCCGCTCTACTCGCACCTCGTCTACGACGTCGTGCCCGGCGAGGAGGTGGTCGTCGAGCGCCCGGACATCCTCATCGTCGAGGGGCTGAACGTGCTCCAGCCGGCGCGCCTGCCCAAGGACGGCACGGCGATCCCGTTCGTGTCCGACTTCTTCGACTTCTCGATCTATCTCGACGCCGACGAGGCGGATCTGCACCGCTGGTACGTCAACCGCTTCCTGCGGCTGCGCCACACGGCCTTCCGCGACCCGCGCTCCTTCTTTCGCCGCTACGCCGAGCTCGACGAGGCCAAGGCGATGGAGATCGCCGACGGGCTGTGGAACCGCATCAACCTGCCGAACCTGCGCGAGAACATCCTGCCCACCCGCCAGCGGGCGAGCCTGATCCTGAAGAAGGGCGCGAGCCATCGCATCGAGGACGTCTCGCTGCGGCGGCTGTGA
- a CDS encoding phosphoribosyl-ATP diphosphatase, translating to MTGFTLPDLARILAARAAASPDESYTARLVADPQRAAKKFGEEAVEAVIAATAGDRAALVSESADVLYHLLCLLQARGVALDEVMAELEARTGRSGLAEKAARTEDGVRAPDPAEGGRP from the coding sequence ATGACCGGCTTCACCCTCCCCGATCTCGCCCGCATCCTCGCCGCGCGCGCGGCCGCCTCGCCGGACGAGTCCTACACCGCCCGGCTCGTCGCCGATCCGCAGCGCGCCGCCAAGAAGTTCGGCGAGGAGGCGGTCGAGGCCGTCATCGCCGCGACGGCGGGCGACCGCGCGGCGCTCGTCTCCGAGAGCGCCGACGTGCTCTATCACCTGCTCTGCCTGCTCCAGGCCCGCGGCGTCGCGCTCGACGAGGTCATGGCCGAGCTCGAGGCGCGCACCGGCCGTTCCGGCCTCGCCGAGAAGGCCGCGCGTACGGAGGACGGCGTGCGCGCCCCCGATCCGGCCGAGGGAGGCCGCCCGTGA
- the hisF gene encoding imidazole glycerol phosphate synthase subunit HisF encodes MLKTRLIPCLDVKDGRVVKGVQFVDLRDAGDPVECAVAYDRAGADELCFLDITASHEDRGILLDVVTRTAEACFMPLTVGGGVRTVDDIRALLLAGADKVSINTAAVADRDFVRRASEKFGAQCIVVAIDAKRVSAEGEPTRWEIFTHGGRKATGLDAIAYAKEVVALGAGELLVTSMDKDGTKSGYDVALMRTIADAVSVPVIASGGVGTLDHLVAGVRDGHASAVLAASIFHFGEHTIGEAKRAMADAGLPVRLDA; translated from the coding sequence ATGCTCAAGACCCGCCTGATCCCCTGCCTCGACGTCAAGGACGGCCGCGTCGTCAAGGGCGTGCAGTTCGTCGACCTGCGCGACGCGGGCGATCCCGTCGAATGCGCCGTGGCCTACGACCGGGCGGGCGCGGACGAGCTCTGCTTCCTCGACATCACCGCGAGCCACGAGGATCGCGGCATCCTTCTCGACGTCGTCACCCGCACGGCGGAGGCCTGCTTCATGCCGCTCACCGTGGGCGGCGGCGTGCGCACGGTGGACGACATCCGCGCGCTCCTGCTGGCGGGGGCCGACAAGGTCTCGATCAACACCGCCGCCGTCGCGGACCGCGATTTCGTCCGCCGCGCCTCGGAGAAGTTCGGCGCGCAGTGCATCGTGGTGGCCATCGACGCCAAGCGCGTCTCTGCCGAGGGCGAACCGACCCGCTGGGAGATCTTCACCCATGGCGGGCGCAAGGCCACCGGCCTCGACGCGATCGCCTACGCGAAGGAGGTCGTGGCGCTCGGCGCCGGCGAGCTCCTCGTCACCTCCATGGACAAGGACGGCACCAAGTCCGGCTACGACGTCGCGCTGATGCGCACGATCGCCGACGCGGTCTCCGTGCCGGTCATCGCGTCCGGCGGCGTCGGCACCCTCGACCATCTCGTCGCCGGCGTGCGCGACGGCCACGCCAGCGCCGTGCTGGCCGCCTCGATCTTCCATTTCGGCGAGCACACGATCGGCGAAGCCAAGCGCGCCATGGCCGACGCGGGGCTCCCCGTGCGGCTCGACGCCTGA
- the trxA gene encoding thioredoxin, which yields MATMKVTDQSFEADVLQSGEPVVVDFWAEWCGPCRMIGPALEEIAGDMAGKVKIAKINVDENPGVAGQLGIRSIPTLMIFKGGQLASQKVGAAPKGDLQRWIEANV from the coding sequence ATGGCGACGATGAAGGTGACCGACCAGAGCTTCGAGGCGGACGTGCTGCAGTCCGGCGAGCCCGTGGTCGTGGATTTCTGGGCCGAGTGGTGCGGCCCCTGCCGGATGATCGGCCCGGCCCTCGAGGAGATCGCCGGCGACATGGCCGGCAAGGTCAAGATCGCCAAGATCAACGTCGACGAGAACCCCGGCGTCGCCGGCCAGCTCGGCATCCGCTCGATCCCGACGCTGATGATCTTCAAGGGCGGCCAGCTCGCCTCCCAGAAGGTCGGCGCCGCGCCCAAGGGCGACCTCCAGCGCTGGATCGAGGCGAACGTCTGA
- the addA gene encoding double-strand break repair helicase AddA — MKIPPQVIAHQRRAADPGLSAWVSANAGSGKTKVLTDRVMRLMLEGTPPGRILCLTFTKAAAANMSIRIFDTLSQWVSLDDSGLSARLEALDGRRPDARRLVAARRLFARAVETPGGLKIETIHAFCERLLHIAPFEANVPASFVVLDDDQANELMQAAKKGVLAAAALGDGAAAEAFAAVNAHVAGDRLDGVLREALACKDVLGAPESRADALRRLAAALGVAEGEDEAAIEAAMLAGALPAGERAELASAFLASGASTDAKQAACLQAMAEARDDAARRAAYRGLFFGKSGPKADRSLATKALGEAVKARLIGERDRLVALDERRRAAAALSRTSALFALAGAIFERVEAEKRRLGALDFDDLIRKTLELLRRGEAAWLLYKLDRGIDHVLVDEAQDTNPEQWEVLRHITQDFHAGAGAAGERPRTIFAVGDPKQSIYSFQGADPRRFEESRRHWRGLAAAGGYPFEEVPLTVSFRSAPTVLRAVDTVFALPAHYRGLDPSDDAVGTVHESVRPEAPGLVELWPCERPSPAAEPDAWTHPVDAVEAHAPAVVTARRIAKAVSTWTTTGDHCGRVRRPGDVLVLVRKRNAAFHAVIKALKDRGIPVAGADRLSLTRHIAVEDLIAAGRAALLPDDDLTLATALKSPLVGLDDDDLVRIAARRGGETSLAAALARAAEAGDPAARRGREALDAWRGLAAAHGPFGFYAALLGPRGGRRALVSRLGSEAGDAIDAFLGLAREAEAPEAPSLARFLAGFEGIEREIKRDLESVADEVRVMTVHGAKGLEAPVVIVLDDAGAQAGRLSALLELADDRDEPLPVWAPSKELDCAPLATAREAAKARAAEEANRLLYVALTRAESHLVVAPFLNRADRDEPETAWSTMVRVALADAPGPAEADLPYVAGALVWRENADVPAGSGAPGASEAPAPAPAEPPAWLFAPAAQEREAPPPLRPSNALSAADRRPRPADKPFVAAARLRGTLIHALIERLPALPEAARAQAARAFVDARARGLDENTRGAIVSDACAVIADPRLAPLFAPEALAEAPVAGRVRLPDGVEIAVAGQIDRLAITDEAVFFADFKTAARPPAPDAPLPETTRAQLALYAALLARIWPERRIEARLVWTAGPTVRTLSPAELEEGLAIAARRRREAGG; from the coding sequence ATGAAAATCCCGCCGCAGGTGATCGCCCACCAGCGCCGCGCCGCCGATCCCGGCCTCTCGGCCTGGGTCTCGGCGAACGCCGGCTCGGGCAAGACCAAGGTCCTCACCGACCGGGTGATGCGGCTGATGCTGGAGGGCACGCCGCCGGGGCGCATCCTGTGCCTCACCTTCACCAAGGCCGCGGCGGCCAACATGTCGATCCGCATCTTCGACACGCTCTCGCAATGGGTGAGCCTCGACGATTCCGGGCTGTCCGCCCGGCTCGAGGCCCTCGACGGCCGGCGCCCGGACGCGCGCCGCCTCGTCGCCGCCCGCCGGCTGTTCGCGCGGGCGGTGGAGACGCCGGGCGGGCTCAAGATCGAGACGATCCACGCCTTCTGCGAGCGGCTCCTGCACATCGCGCCGTTCGAGGCCAACGTGCCGGCGAGCTTCGTCGTCCTCGACGACGACCAGGCGAACGAGCTGATGCAGGCCGCGAAGAAGGGCGTTCTCGCCGCCGCGGCGCTCGGCGACGGCGCGGCGGCGGAGGCCTTCGCCGCGGTCAACGCCCATGTCGCCGGCGATCGGCTCGACGGCGTCCTGCGCGAGGCGCTCGCCTGCAAGGACGTGCTCGGCGCGCCCGAGAGCCGGGCCGATGCGCTCCGCCGGCTCGCCGCGGCGCTCGGCGTCGCCGAGGGCGAGGACGAGGCGGCGATCGAGGCCGCCATGCTCGCCGGCGCGCTGCCCGCGGGCGAGCGCGCGGAGCTCGCCTCGGCCTTCCTCGCGAGCGGCGCGTCGACCGACGCCAAGCAGGCCGCCTGCCTGCAGGCGATGGCCGAGGCGCGCGACGACGCCGCCCGGCGCGCCGCCTATCGCGGGCTGTTCTTCGGCAAGAGCGGCCCCAAGGCCGACCGCAGCCTCGCCACCAAGGCGCTGGGCGAGGCGGTGAAGGCCCGCCTGATCGGCGAGCGCGACCGGCTCGTCGCCCTCGACGAGCGTCGCCGCGCCGCCGCCGCGCTCTCGCGCACGAGCGCGCTGTTCGCGCTGGCGGGCGCGATCTTCGAGCGGGTCGAGGCGGAGAAGCGCCGGCTCGGCGCGCTCGACTTCGACGACCTGATCCGCAAGACGCTGGAGCTGCTGCGCCGCGGGGAGGCGGCCTGGCTGCTCTACAAGCTCGACCGCGGCATCGACCACGTCCTCGTCGACGAGGCGCAGGACACCAATCCCGAGCAATGGGAGGTCCTGCGCCACATCACGCAGGACTTCCACGCGGGCGCCGGCGCCGCCGGTGAGAGGCCGCGCACGATCTTCGCCGTGGGGGACCCGAAGCAGTCGATCTACTCGTTTCAGGGGGCGGATCCGCGCCGGTTCGAGGAGAGCCGCCGGCACTGGAGGGGCCTCGCCGCGGCGGGCGGCTACCCGTTCGAGGAGGTGCCGCTCACCGTCTCCTTCCGCTCGGCGCCCACCGTGCTGCGTGCCGTCGACACGGTCTTCGCCCTGCCCGCGCATTATCGCGGCCTCGACCCGTCGGACGATGCGGTCGGCACCGTGCACGAGAGCGTGCGGCCCGAGGCGCCGGGCCTCGTCGAGCTCTGGCCCTGCGAGCGGCCGAGCCCCGCGGCCGAGCCCGACGCCTGGACGCATCCGGTCGACGCGGTGGAGGCGCACGCGCCGGCCGTCGTCACGGCGCGGCGCATCGCCAAGGCGGTTTCGACCTGGACGACGACGGGCGATCATTGCGGGCGCGTGCGCCGGCCGGGCGACGTGCTCGTCCTGGTGCGCAAGCGCAACGCCGCCTTCCACGCGGTGATCAAGGCGCTGAAGGACCGCGGCATCCCCGTCGCCGGCGCCGACCGGCTCTCGCTCACCCGCCACATCGCGGTGGAGGACCTGATCGCCGCCGGCCGCGCGGCGCTCCTGCCCGACGACGATCTCACCCTCGCGACCGCGCTGAAATCGCCCCTCGTCGGCCTCGACGACGACGATCTCGTGCGCATCGCCGCGCGCCGCGGCGGGGAGACGAGCCTCGCCGCCGCCCTCGCCCGGGCGGCCGAGGCGGGCGACCCCGCCGCGCGGCGCGGGCGCGAGGCGCTCGACGCCTGGCGCGGGCTCGCCGCCGCGCACGGGCCGTTCGGCTTCTACGCCGCCCTGCTCGGCCCGCGGGGCGGGCGGCGCGCCCTCGTCTCCCGCCTCGGGTCGGAAGCCGGCGACGCCATCGACGCCTTCCTCGGCCTCGCCCGGGAGGCGGAAGCGCCGGAGGCGCCGTCGCTGGCGCGCTTCCTCGCCGGCTTCGAGGGCATCGAGCGCGAAATCAAGCGCGACCTCGAGAGCGTCGCCGACGAGGTGCGCGTGATGACGGTGCACGGCGCCAAGGGGCTCGAGGCCCCGGTCGTGATCGTGCTCGACGACGCGGGCGCGCAGGCGGGCCGGCTCTCGGCCCTGCTCGAGCTGGCCGACGATCGCGACGAGCCGCTGCCGGTCTGGGCCCCGTCGAAGGAGCTCGATTGCGCGCCCCTCGCCACGGCCCGCGAGGCCGCCAAGGCCCGCGCCGCCGAGGAGGCGAACCGCCTCCTCTACGTCGCCCTCACCCGCGCCGAGAGCCATCTCGTGGTCGCGCCCTTCCTCAACCGCGCCGACCGCGACGAGCCGGAGACCGCCTGGTCGACCATGGTCCGCGTCGCGCTCGCGGACGCGCCCGGCCCTGCCGAGGCCGACCTGCCCTATGTCGCGGGCGCCCTCGTCTGGCGCGAGAACGCCGACGTGCCGGCGGGTTCCGGCGCGCCCGGCGCCAGCGAGGCCCCCGCGCCCGCGCCGGCGGAGCCCCCCGCCTGGCTCTTCGCCCCCGCCGCGCAGGAGCGCGAGGCGCCCCCGCCGCTGCGCCCGTCGAACGCGCTCTCCGCCGCCGATCGCCGGCCGCGCCCGGCGGACAAGCCCTTCGTCGCCGCCGCGCGCCTGCGCGGCACGCTGATCCACGCCCTGATCGAACGCCTCCCCGCCCTGCCGGAGGCGGCGCGCGCGCAGGCGGCGCGCGCCTTCGTCGACGCCCGGGCCAGGGGCCTCGACGAAAACACGCGCGGGGCGATCGTCTCCGACGCCTGCGCCGTCATCGCCGACCCCCGGCTCGCGCCCCTGTTCGCCCCCGAGGCCCTGGCGGAGGCGCCGGTGGCCGGCCGGGTGCGCCTGCCGGACGGCGTCGAGATCGCCGTCGCCGGCCAGATCGACCGGCTCGCGATCACGGACGAGGCCGTGTTCTTCGCCGACTTCAAGACCGCCGCGCGCCCGCCCGCGCCCGACGCGCCGCTCCCCGAGACCACGCGCGCGCAGCTCGCCCTCTATGCTGCGCTGCTCGCGCGGATCTGGCCGGAGCGGCGCATCGAGGCCCGCCTCGTCTGGACCGCGGGCCCCACCGTGCGGACCCTCTCGCCGGCGGAGCTGGAGGAGGGCCTCGCCATCGCCGCGCGCCGCCGCCGGGAGGCGGGCGGTTGA
- the addB gene encoding double-strand break repair protein AddB: MTRVFSIPQSAPFLETLAQALVDGRLAPEFLGEDAPTALAAATIFLPTRRAARALGAEIAERAGARFGREALLLPRIVPLGEADDAELALAAGALETGEAAQALAPPIAPLERRLLIARLIQRWSRALDPRTARLEADTPFLVPASPADAVALAGELEALMDDIGYEGIDWRAIPAAVDGDFSRYFEITLDFVRIAFEAWPAILAERGASDPARRLSALIDAEAARLAAAPPRGPVIAAGSTGSIPATARLLAAIAKLPNGAVVLPGLDRDGDAEAWRAVCGDRETGLAPAHGHPQAVMARLLSESLRIAREDVAVLGEADPAGRAREAMLSEAMRPAETTEAWAALDPAFRARLAEDGCAGLALVEAADEREEALAIAVALRETLETPGRTAALVTPDRGLAQRVCAELARWGVAVDDSAGTSLAEAEAGKLARLAAEAAAERFAPLATLSLLHHPAVRLGLCAEDLARGRAALEIGVLRGPEPRPGLDGLSAALALRRVETARDHRAPRPRKRLTREDWDLAQAVLDALGEAFAGFEPDMARGVRSLPALAAAHRAAVEALATPAPGAELDTDLFADGSDEALAALFDDLALVDADAALEGVFLDYPGFFATLARQRRAPGRAEATHPRLKILGLLEARLIRADRVVLGGLDEGVWPPRAKTDAFLNRPLREEIGLPPPERRLGQTAHDFVQALGAHDVVMTRAAKRDGAPTVPSRFLQRLEAFAGAERHAAMAARGERLLAFAARLDAAPPAPPLPQPAPKPDPALFPRRLSVTEIETLLRDPYSIFARHVLGLDPLEEIAVAPGAAERGTLIHDTFAQFVEAYPSALPAPEIAAAKLRQIGLDLFAPLEEAYPEVRAEWWPRFERVIDGYLAWEYARRPALAAIAVERPGKLSIPIGAETFTLSVRADRIETGRDGSATIVDYKTGTPPTSKMVFAGFSPQLTLEAAMLARRAFEGVAQPEEPPELLYVHASGGKDPFKPCPIAPPKDEERDVADLVEEHFERLAGLVARFLSGDYGYVSRPYPQYALRYSSYDHLARVKEWSAAGAESGEGEA; encoded by the coding sequence GTGACACGGGTCTTCAGCATTCCCCAGAGCGCGCCGTTTCTCGAGACGCTGGCGCAGGCGCTGGTCGACGGGCGGCTCGCCCCGGAATTTCTCGGGGAGGACGCGCCGACCGCGCTCGCCGCGGCGACGATCTTCCTGCCGACCCGCCGCGCCGCCCGGGCGCTCGGCGCCGAGATCGCGGAGCGGGCCGGAGCCCGCTTCGGCCGCGAGGCGCTGCTCCTGCCGCGCATCGTGCCGCTGGGCGAGGCGGACGACGCCGAGCTCGCGCTGGCCGCCGGCGCGCTCGAGACCGGCGAGGCGGCGCAGGCGCTGGCGCCGCCCATCGCGCCGCTGGAGCGCCGGCTCCTGATCGCGCGGCTGATCCAGCGCTGGTCGCGCGCGCTCGATCCGCGCACGGCGCGGCTCGAGGCGGACACGCCCTTTCTCGTCCCCGCCTCGCCGGCCGACGCCGTGGCGCTCGCCGGCGAGCTCGAGGCCCTGATGGACGACATCGGCTACGAGGGGATCGACTGGCGCGCCATCCCCGCCGCGGTGGACGGAGACTTCTCCCGCTATTTCGAAATCACCCTCGATTTCGTGCGCATCGCCTTCGAGGCCTGGCCGGCGATCCTGGCCGAGCGCGGCGCGAGCGACCCCGCCCGCCGGCTCTCCGCCCTGATCGACGCGGAAGCCGCGCGTCTCGCTGCCGCGCCCCCGCGCGGGCCGGTGATCGCGGCGGGCTCCACGGGCTCGATCCCCGCGACCGCGCGGCTTCTGGCGGCGATCGCGAAGCTGCCCAACGGCGCCGTGGTGCTGCCGGGCCTCGACCGGGATGGCGACGCGGAGGCCTGGCGCGCCGTCTGCGGCGACCGGGAGACGGGCCTCGCCCCGGCCCACGGCCATCCCCAGGCGGTGATGGCGCGGCTCTTGTCGGAGTCGCTGCGCATCGCGCGCGAGGACGTCGCCGTGCTCGGCGAGGCCGACCCTGCCGGCCGGGCCCGCGAGGCGATGCTGTCCGAAGCCATGCGCCCGGCCGAGACCACCGAGGCCTGGGCGGCCCTCGACCCCGCATTCCGCGCGCGGCTCGCCGAGGACGGCTGCGCCGGCCTCGCGCTGGTCGAGGCCGCGGACGAGCGCGAGGAGGCGCTCGCCATCGCGGTGGCGCTTCGCGAGACGCTGGAGACGCCCGGCCGCACCGCCGCCCTCGTCACGCCGGACCGCGGGCTGGCGCAGCGCGTCTGCGCCGAGCTCGCCCGCTGGGGCGTCGCGGTGGACGATTCGGCGGGGACCAGCCTCGCGGAGGCCGAGGCCGGCAAGCTCGCCCGCCTCGCGGCGGAGGCCGCGGCCGAGCGCTTCGCGCCGCTCGCCACGCTCTCGCTCCTGCACCATCCGGCGGTGCGGCTGGGGCTCTGCGCGGAGGATCTCGCCCGCGGGCGCGCGGCGCTGGAGATCGGCGTCCTGCGCGGGCCGGAGCCGCGGCCCGGGCTCGACGGGCTGTCCGCCGCGCTCGCCCTGCGCCGGGTCGAGACGGCGCGCGATCACCGCGCCCCCCGCCCGCGCAAGCGCCTCACGCGTGAGGACTGGGACCTCGCGCAGGCGGTGCTGGACGCCCTCGGCGAGGCCTTCGCCGGCTTCGAGCCGGACATGGCGCGGGGCGTCCGTTCGCTTCCTGCCCTGGCCGCGGCGCATCGCGCAGCGGTGGAAGCGCTGGCGACGCCGGCCCCGGGCGCGGAGCTCGACACCGACCTCTTCGCCGACGGCTCGGACGAGGCGCTCGCCGCCCTGTTCGACGACCTCGCCCTGGTCGACGCCGACGCGGCGCTGGAGGGCGTCTTCCTCGACTATCCCGGCTTCTTCGCCACCCTCGCCCGCCAGCGCCGTGCCCCCGGCCGCGCGGAGGCCACGCATCCCCGGCTGAAGATCCTGGGCCTCCTCGAGGCGCGCCTGATTCGCGCCGACCGGGTCGTGCTCGGCGGGCTCGACGAGGGCGTCTGGCCGCCGCGGGCGAAGACGGACGCCTTCCTCAACCGGCCTTTGCGCGAGGAGATCGGCCTGCCGCCGCCCGAGCGCCGGCTCGGCCAGACGGCGCACGATTTCGTCCAGGCGCTCGGCGCCCACGACGTGGTGATGACCCGCGCGGCGAAGCGCGACGGCGCGCCGACCGTGCCCTCGCGCTTCCTGCAGCGGCTCGAGGCCTTCGCCGGCGCCGAGCGCCACGCCGCCATGGCGGCGCGCGGCGAGCGGCTCCTCGCGTTCGCGGCCCGGCTCGACGCGGCGCCGCCCGCTCCGCCCCTGCCGCAGCCGGCGCCGAAGCCCGACCCCGCGCTCTTCCCCCGCCGCCTTTCGGTGACCGAAATCGAGACGCTCCTGCGCGATCCCTATTCCATCTTCGCCCGGCACGTGCTCGGCCTCGATCCGCTGGAGGAGATCGCCGTCGCGCCGGGCGCAGCCGAGCGCGGCACGCTCATCCACGACACCTTCGCCCAATTCGTCGAGGCCTACCCGTCGGCGCTCCCCGCCCCCGAGATCGCGGCGGCGAAGCTGCGCCAGATCGGCCTCGACCTGTTCGCGCCGCTGGAGGAGGCCTATCCCGAGGTGCGCGCCGAATGGTGGCCGCGCTTCGAGCGCGTGATCGACGGCTACCTCGCCTGGGAATACGCCCGCCGCCCGGCTCTCGCGGCGATCGCGGTGGAGCGCCCGGGCAAGCTTTCGATCCCGATCGGGGCGGAGACCTTCACGCTCTCCGTGCGCGCGGACCGGATCGAGACCGGGCGGGACGGATCGGCCACGATCGTCGACTACAAGACCGGGACGCCGCCCACCTCGAAGATGGTCTTCGCCGGCTTCTCGCCGCAGCTGACGCTCGAGGCGGCGATGCTGGCGCGTCGCGCCTTTGAGGGCGTGGCGCAGCCCGAGGAGCCGCCGGAGCTGCTCTACGTCCACGCGTCCGGCGGCAAGGACCCGTTCAAGCCCTGCCCGATCGCCCCGCCCAAGGACGAGGAGCGCGACGTGGCCGATCTCGTCGAGGAGCATTTCGAGCGGCTCGCGGGCCTCGTCGCCCGCTTCCTTTCCGGCGATTACGGCTACGTCTCGCGGCCCTATCCGCAATACGCGCTGCGCTATTCGAGCTACGACCACCTCGCGCGGGTGAAGGAATGGTCGGCCGCCGGGGCCGAGAGCGGGGAGGGCGAAGCGTGA
- a CDS encoding PRC-barrel domain-containing protein — MASGAAHRPDHHLIASDRVEGTPVKRSNGDEIGHIERVMIDKVSGKVAYAVMSVGGGLFGLNQHQFTMPWGVLHYNTELGGYELNLTDDQIREAPRETAEHHDASFSREWEEHVHRYYNATPYWGQSDPMSTGR; from the coding sequence ATGGCCAGCGGCGCCGCACATCGTCCCGACCACCATCTCATCGCCAGCGACCGCGTCGAGGGCACGCCGGTGAAGCGCTCCAACGGCGACGAGATCGGGCATATCGAGCGCGTGATGATCGACAAGGTCTCGGGCAAGGTCGCCTATGCCGTGATGAGCGTCGGCGGCGGCCTGTTCGGGCTCAACCAGCATCAGTTCACGATGCCCTGGGGCGTGCTCCACTACAACACCGAGCTCGGCGGCTACGAGCTCAACCTCACCGACGACCAGATCCGCGAGGCCCCGCGCGAGACGGCGGAGCATCACGATGCGTCCTTCTCCCGCGAGTGGGAGGAGCACGTCCACCGCTACTACAACGCGACGCCCTATTGGGGGCAGTCCGACCCGATGTCGACGGGCCGCTGA
- the mutY gene encoding A/G-specific adenine glycosylase, with the protein MPEPRADDLLAWYDRHRRALPWRARPGERPDPYRVWLSEVMLQQTTVMAVKPYFERFLARFPDVEALAGAPSEEVMSAWAGLGYYSRARNLHACAKAVVADHGGRFPDTEDGLRTLPGIGAYTAGAIAAIAFDRVAAAVDGNVERVMTRLFAIREPMPKAKAAVREATLALVPQDRPGDFAQGLMDLGATICTPRRPACALCPWMAPCAARRAGEAALYPVKAPKKTRETRRGAAFVVERADGAILLRTRPPEGLLGGMAEPPGSAWEVGYDPKHAILDAPLDARWKRLDGVVRHVFTHFALEVTVLAARVAPGTIAPEGMRFSPRETLADEPLPSVMKKILAHALGPALAPAAATQAAEAKPKPRRGRAA; encoded by the coding sequence ATGCCAGAACCCCGCGCCGACGACCTCCTCGCCTGGTACGATCGCCACCGCCGCGCCCTGCCCTGGCGCGCGAGGCCCGGCGAGCGGCCGGACCCCTACCGGGTGTGGCTCTCGGAGGTCATGCTGCAGCAGACCACCGTGATGGCGGTGAAGCCCTATTTCGAGCGCTTCCTCGCCCGCTTCCCCGATGTCGAGGCGCTCGCCGGCGCGCCCTCGGAGGAGGTGATGAGCGCCTGGGCCGGGCTCGGCTACTATTCCCGCGCCCGCAACCTGCACGCCTGCGCCAAGGCCGTCGTCGCCGACCACGGCGGGCGCTTCCCGGACACCGAGGACGGCCTGCGGACGCTCCCCGGCATCGGCGCCTACACCGCCGGCGCCATCGCCGCGATCGCCTTCGACCGGGTCGCGGCGGCGGTGGACGGCAACGTCGAGCGGGTGATGACGCGGCTCTTCGCGATTCGAGAGCCCATGCCCAAGGCCAAGGCCGCCGTGCGCGAGGCGACGCTCGCCCTCGTGCCGCAGGACCGGCCCGGCGATTTCGCGCAAGGACTGATGGATCTCGGCGCGACGATCTGCACGCCCAGGCGTCCCGCCTGCGCGCTCTGCCCCTGGATGGCGCCCTGCGCCGCCCGCCGCGCCGGCGAGGCCGCGCTCTATCCGGTGAAGGCCCCGAAGAAGACCCGCGAGACCCGCCGCGGCGCCGCCTTCGTGGTCGAGCGCGCCGACGGCGCGATCCTGCTGCGCACCCGCCCGCCGGAGGGGCTTCTCGGCGGCATGGCGGAGCCGCCGGGCAGCGCCTGGGAGGTCGGCTACGACCCGAAGCACGCGATCCTGGACGCCCCGCTCGACGCCCGCTGGAAGCGTCTCGACGGCGTGGTGCGCCACGTCTTCACCCATTTCGCGCTGGAAGTCACGGTGCTGGCGGCCCGCGTCGCCCCGGGGACGATCGCGCCGGAAGGCATGCGCTTTTCGCCGCGCGAGACGCTCGCCGACGAGCCGCTGCCGAGCGTGATGAAGAAGATCCTGGCTCACGCGCTCGGGCCTGCGCTCGCGCCCGCCGCCGCGACGCAGGCGGCCGAGGCGAAGCCGAAGCCGAGACGCGGGCGCGCGGCGTGA